The following proteins come from a genomic window of Candidatus Woesearchaeota archaeon:
- a CDS encoding Nif3-like dinuclear metal center hexameric protein produces the protein MAGALQIARFLNKTLRVRAFSDSSKNGLQFNGKKEVRKIGFAVDSCLSVFEKAAREKCGMIIVHHGLIWKGDSFRSIADKRMSFLKKKGISLYGVHLPLDADRKYGNNIMLSNLLGIKRIRRFGVYKRQRIGFMGEFEKPISLAKAVKIIEKSLKTRCKVLKFGKSSLKTIGIISGGGSSMLIQAIDKKLDAYLTGELDL, from the coding sequence ATGGCAGGCGCATTGCAGATAGCAAGATTTCTCAATAAAACCCTCAGGGTAAGGGCATTTTCAGATTCCTCAAAAAACGGGCTGCAGTTCAATGGAAAAAAAGAAGTGAGAAAAATAGGATTTGCAGTGGATTCCTGCCTATCGGTTTTTGAAAAAGCAGCAAGGGAAAAATGCGGCATGATAATTGTTCATCACGGGCTCATCTGGAAAGGGGATTCATTCAGAAGCATTGCTGATAAGAGGATGTCTTTTCTTAAGAAGAAAGGCATTTCACTTTACGGAGTCCATCTGCCCCTTGATGCAGACAGGAAATACGGGAATAACATAATGCTTTCAAATCTTCTTGGCATTAAAAGGATAAGGAGATTTGGAGTTTACAAAAGGCAGAGGATAGGGTTTATGGGCGAGTTTGAAAAGCCAATTTCTCTCGCCAAGGCAGTCAAAATAATTGAAAAGAGCCTGAAAACAAGATGCAAGGTTCTGAAATTCGGAAAGAGCAGTTTAAAAACAATAGGGATAATTTCAGGAGGGGGAAGCAGCATGCTGATCCAGGCAATAGACAAGAAGCTGGATGCATATCTTACAGGAGAGCTTGACCTAAG